The following proteins are co-located in the Hevea brasiliensis isolate MT/VB/25A 57/8 chromosome 11, ASM3005281v1, whole genome shotgun sequence genome:
- the LOC110652733 gene encoding cysteine-rich receptor-like protein kinase 15 has protein sequence MIHFNVFVTRILILSFMLSLLNLPGVAGVVWLYSYCKNGTIFTRNGIRQQIKNGTNFTSNGIYQQNLNSLLSFLSSNASQGKGFYYTTAGQDPSNMAYGLFLCRGDVVPLKGVCQECVLTATKDIVQYCPKEKASIIWYDECMLRYSNESFFYSVEEDPAFKMVNAAPPVNESERLMGLVATTMTDVATRAANDRSGKRFDTEEVNFTSSQTLYTLVQCTQDLSVADCSKCLREAIGSLPQCCYGRIGGRIIYPSCIVRYEMHPFYRVEDIQAPPPSATTGDKRKIRMILLVVGIPTVLIAILVGSCLVYLLLKRRKVKGNSKNGKDLPELLQDLASPRMTEEGNLPNSAELPVMDLTTIREATDNFSDSNKLGRGGFGTVYKGVLADGKEIAVKRLSKKSCQGLVELKNEIILIAKLQHRNLVRLLGCSIEGEEKLLIYEFMPNKSLDFFLFDSSKGVQLDWQRRLSIINGIARGLLYLHEDSRLRVIHRDLKAGNILLDHEMNPKISDFGMARIFGRKQSEANTDRVVGTFGYIAPEYAMQGLLSVKSDIFSFGVLLLEIISGKKNSGFFSDDGESLLIFAWNLWSKNQGLELMDPLLVNSCVEAEVLKCIQIGLLCVQDDPADRPTMSLVVLMLRSDPMTLPQPTKHTFAVKTVAVSKESSLNHEVFSANELTVSDVSPR, from the exons ATGATTCATTTCAATGTCTTTGTAACCCGTATATTAATACTATCATTCATGCTTAGCTTGCTTAACCTCCCTGGAGTTGCAGGTGTCGTCTGGCTTTATAGCTATTGCAAAAACGGCACTATCTTCACACGAAATGGTATCCGTCAGCAGATTAAAAATGGCACTAACTTCACATCAAATGGTATCTATCAGCAGAATCTCAATTCCttgctctcttttctttcttccaatGCAAGCCAGGGGAAGGGATTCTACTACACCACAGCAGGTCAAGACCCTTCCAACATGGCCTACGGCCTCTTCCTTTGCCGAGGGGATGTTGTCCCCTTGAAAGGTGTCTGCCAAGAATGTGTCTTGACTGCTACCAAAGATATTGTTCAATATTGCCCTAAAGAGAAGGCGTCCATCAtttggtatgatgaatgcatgcTACGCTACTCCAATGAATCTTTCTTCTATTCAGTGGAAGAAGACCCAGCATTCAAAATGGTGAACGCCGCACCACCAGTAAACGAATCAGAGCGCTTGATGGGGTTAGTGGCAACAACGATGACCGATGTGGCAACACGGGCTGCAAATGATCGGTCTGGTAAAAGATTCGACACAGAAGAAGTGAACTTCACGAGCTCTCAAACACTGTATACGCTTGTGCAGTGCACCCAAGATTTATCGGTTGCCGATTGCAGCAAGTGCCTTCGAGAAGCTATTGGTTCATTGCCCCAGTGTTGTTATGGGAGAATAGGGGGCAGAATTATATATCCTAGCTGTATTGTTAGATATGAAATGCATCCATTTTATCGGGTTGAGGATATTCAAGCCCCACCACCATCAGCCACAACAG GAGATAAACGGAAGATTCGGATGATCCTGCTTGTTGTGGGAATACCAACAGTGCTAATCGCAATTCTCGTTGGGTCTTGTCTTGTCTATCTGCTGCTGAAAAGAAGAAAGGTGAAGGGTAATTCAA AAAATGGAAAAGACCTGCCCGAATTATTACAAGACTTGGCAAGCCCTAGAATGACGGAAGAAGGTAATTTGCCGAATTCCGCGGAGCTTCCTGTTATGGATCTAACCACTATAAGAGAAGCAACAGACAACTTTTCGGATTCAAACAAACTTGGGCGTGGCGGGTTTGGCACTGTTTACAAG GGTGTGTTAGCAGACGGGAAGGAAATAGCTGTTAAAAGGTTGTCAAAGAAGTCATGTCAAGGGTTGGTGGAGTTGAAGAATGAAATCATACTAATTGCGAAACTCCAACACCGAAACCTTGTGAGGCTTCTGGGATGTAGCATAGAGGGGGAGGAAAAATTGCTCATATATGAGTTCATGCCGAATAAAAGCCTTGATTTCTTTCTCTTTG ATTCAAGCAAGGGCGTCCAACTTGATTGGCAAAGACGGCTTAGCATTATCAATGGAATTGCTCGTGGCCTCTTGTATCTACATGAAGATTCTCGACTTAGAGTTATTCACAGGGACCTCAAGGCTGGTAATATTTTGCTTGACCATGAGATGAATCCAAAGATATCTGATTTTGGAATGGCAAGGATTTTTGGTAGAAAGCAAAGTGAGGCTAATACAGATAGAGTTGTTGGAACCTT tGGATACATAGCACCAGAGTATGCAATGCAAGGATTATTATCAGTAAAATCAGATATTTTCAGTTTTGGCGTTCTCTTATTAGAGATAATAAGCGGGAAAAAAAATAGTGGCTTTTTTTCAGACGATGGAGAGAGCCTCCTTATATTT GCATGGAATCTGTGGTCTAAAAATCAAGGATTAGAGTTGATGGATCCGTTACTTGTAAACTCATGCGTGGAAGCTGAGGTACTGAAATGCATCCAAATTGGATTGTTGTGCGTGCAAGATGACCCAGCAGACAGACCAACTATGTCTTTGGTTGTTTTAATGTTAAGAAGTGATCCCATGACACTTCCTCAGCCCACAAAACATACATTTGCTGTTAAAACAGTTGCTGTGAGTAAGGAATCATCCTTAAACCATGAAGTTTTTTCTGCCAATGAGCTGACTGTTTCAGATGTATCACCGCGGTGA